One Serinus canaria isolate serCan28SL12 chromosome Z, serCan2020, whole genome shotgun sequence DNA window includes the following coding sequences:
- the SIGMAR1 gene encoding sigma non-opioid intracellular receptor 1, producing the protein MGAAWGRRALRAGLALGALALVLQGLRGWLAAKRYEFSPAEIAQLARHHAGLDHELAFSKIIVELRKKHPGHILPDEDLQWVFVNAGGWMGSMCLLHASLTEYVLLFGTAIDTGGHSGRYWADISDTIISGTFRQWKEGTTRSEIYYPGDTIMHQAGEATSVQWSAGTWMVEYGRGFIPSTLAFALADTLFSTQDFVTLFYTLRVYAKGLLLEANAFFSTFGC; encoded by the exons ATGGGAGCGGCGTgggggcggcgggcgctgcGGGCCGGGCTGGCGCTAGGTGCGCTGGCGCTGGTGTTGCAGGGGCTGCGCGGGTGGCTGGCGGCCAAGCGGTACGAGTTCAGCCCCGCCGAGATCGCACAGCTCGCCCGGCACCACGCGG GGCTGGACCATGAGCTGGCTTTCTCCAAGATCATTGTGGAGCTGCGAAAGAAGCACCCAGGTCACATCCTGCCAGATGAGGACCTGCAGTGGGTGTTTGTGAATGCGGGCGGGTGGATGGGCTCCATGTGCCTGCTCCATGCCTCTCTCACCGAGTATGTGCTGCTCTTCGGGACAGCTATCGACACCGGGGGACACTCAG GTCGCTACTGGGCAGATATTTCTGACACCATCATCTCGGGGACATTCCGGCAATGGAAGGAGGGGACCACCAGAAGTGAGATCTACTATCCAG GCGACACCATCATGCACCAGGCGGGAGAGGCCACATCAGTGCAGTGGAGTGCAGGCACCTGGATGGTGGAGTACGGCCGGGGCTTCATCCCCTCCACACTCGCCTTTGCCCTGGCTGACACCCTCTTCAGCACTCAGGACTTCGTCACCCTCTTCTACACCCTGCGTGTCTACGCAAAGGGCCTGCTCCTGGAAGCAAATGCCTTCTTCAGCACCTTTGGGTGCTGA